ATTTGTTTTTTGCGAAGAGTGTAAAATGATAGTGAGCACTAAATCTTGCCCACACGGTCTTCATCATCATATGAAATACAACAGTAATTCTTTAAGAAATTTACTAAGACTTGGTATCATTCCTCCTTCAGTTTTTATGAGAAGGGAAATTTCAACAAGTATTTTGACTCATCTTTTCCCAAATCGTTTTAAAAATATGCAAAAACTTTATAATGATCTTTTTGTGACAAGTGAAATAGTAGAACGCAGAAAAGATGAAGAATTTTACGAGCAGCTTTTAAAAACTTATCAAATGACTTATATGGTGTGATTATGATTAAATTTTATGTAACTTTTTTTTATTCAGGTTGTGTTAAAAAAGCCCCTGGGACTTTTGGAACTCTTGCGGCTTTAATCCCTGCTTTTTTTATTTTAAAATATTTGGGGATTACGACTTTGTTTTTGCTTTCGTTTTTGATTTTTTTTGTATCTATAAAAATCATTGATGAGTATGAAAAACAAAGTGGAATTCATGATGATAAACATGTGGTGATTGATGAAGTTGCTGGAGTTTTTTTAGCTTTAGCAATTTGTGGCAATACGCTTTTTGCTTTTATACTTTCTTTTATTTTATTTAGAATTTTTGATATCACAAAACCTTCAATTATAGGAAAAATTGATAAAAAGACTAAAGGTGGTTTAGGTGTAATGCTTGATGATATGCTCGCAGGGGCTTTTGCAGGACTTTTGTGTGCGATTATTTATGGTGTTATGATGAAATTTGATTTTGTGGACTGGGATGTGAGCTTGCAAAATTTGTTTTGATGAAAATTGGCTATTTCTAAAAAAATACTTAAATTAAGCAAATTTTCAATTTTTATTGCTTATAATTAGCACTTTAATTTCAAAAAAGGAAAACTTAAAATGGCAAACCATAAATCTTCTGAAAAAAGAGCAAGACAAACTATCAAAAAAACAGAGAGAAATAGATTTTACAGAACTAGACTTAAAAATATCACAAAAGCAGTTC
This genomic interval from Campylobacter sp. CCS1377 contains the following:
- a CDS encoding phosphatidylglycerophosphatase A, with translation MIKFYVTFFYSGCVKKAPGTFGTLAALIPAFFILKYLGITTLFLLSFLIFFVSIKIIDEYEKQSGIHDDKHVVIDEVAGVFLALAICGNTLFAFILSFILFRIFDITKPSIIGKIDKKTKGGLGVMLDDMLAGAFAGLLCAIIYGVMMKFDFVDWDVSLQNLF